A single Tenacibaculum sp. 190524A02b DNA region contains:
- a CDS encoding GNAT family N-acetyltransferase has protein sequence MITIKLASITDSEILALLGRITYTESHGEYIENKNHLFTYNNNAFDIEKIKKQLDDANNIFYIIYVNGFPAGYSKLVLECNFKTMKTARNCRLERLYILQEFLPLKLGKLLFNKVVSKAKKLEYETLWLSVYIKNDRAIKFYTKNEFINIGSLTFQVDETGYENHVLAKKL, from the coding sequence ATGATTACAATAAAATTGGCTAGCATAACTGATAGTGAAATTTTGGCTTTATTAGGTCGAATTACCTATACAGAATCGCATGGTGAATATATTGAAAATAAAAACCACCTATTTACCTATAATAATAATGCTTTTGATATAGAAAAAATTAAAAAGCAACTGGATGATGCCAACAACATTTTTTATATTATTTACGTTAATGGCTTCCCTGCTGGTTATTCTAAATTAGTATTAGAATGCAATTTTAAGACTATGAAAACCGCTAGAAATTGTAGATTAGAAAGATTATACATTTTACAAGAATTTCTTCCTTTAAAACTGGGTAAACTATTATTTAATAAAGTGGTATCAAAGGCAAAAAAATTAGAATATGAAACCCTATGGCTTTCTGTTTATATAAAAAACGATAGAGCTATAAAATTTTATACAAAAAATGAATTTATCAATATTGGAAGTTTAACCTTTCAAGTTGATGAAACTGGATACGAAAATCATGTATTAGCAAAAAAATTATAA
- a CDS encoding pyridoxamine 5'-phosphate oxidase family protein, which yields MEEFNKSKLNRVKRGANRAVYNKEEINQILDTGFIGYVSYTYENMPITVPMAYGRKGNKIYLHGSQANRMLLSLLKSGKASMTVMHLDALVLAKSGFHHSVNYRSTTVFGSVKNIENDNEKTSILKLIMDHMMKGRWEALRVMNEKELNRTLVVEITIETASAKVRAEGVNDEPEDESLPIWAGLVPIKQVSLPAISDGKLSKDVAIPKHVLDYIEDNRL from the coding sequence ATGGAAGAATTTAACAAATCAAAACTAAATAGAGTTAAAAGAGGTGCCAATAGGGCTGTGTACAACAAAGAAGAAATTAATCAAATTTTAGACACTGGTTTTATAGGTTATGTAAGTTACACCTATGAAAACATGCCTATTACTGTACCTATGGCCTATGGTAGAAAAGGGAATAAAATATATCTTCATGGTTCACAAGCCAATAGAATGCTTTTATCATTATTAAAATCAGGAAAAGCTAGTATGACAGTTATGCATTTAGATGCCTTGGTATTAGCTAAGTCCGGTTTTCATCACTCAGTAAATTATCGCTCTACTACAGTTTTTGGTTCTGTAAAGAATATAGAAAATGATAATGAGAAAACTTCTATATTAAAACTCATTATGGATCATATGATGAAAGGAAGATGGGAAGCTTTAAGAGTTATGAACGAAAAAGAGTTAAATAGAACTTTAGTTGTTGAAATCACTATTGAAACGGCATCTGCTAAAGTTAGAGCTGAAGGAGTTAATGATGAGCCTGAAGACGAAAGCTTACCTATTTGGGCCGGATTAGTACCTATTAAACAAGTTAGTTTACCTGCAATCTCTGATGGTAAATTATCAAAAGATGTAGCTATTCCTAAACATGTACTTGATTATATAGAAGATAATAGATTATAA
- the fabG gene encoding 3-oxoacyl-[acyl-carrier-protein] reductase encodes MKLLENKTAIITGATRGIGRGIATEFAKQGCNVAFTYNSSVEAANELEKELKELGVQAKGYQSNAAEFDAAQDLAKSVLEEFGTIDVLINNAGITKDNLLMRISEDDFDKVIEVNLKSVFNLTKAVVRPMMKQRAGSIINMSSVVGLKGNAGQANYAASKAGILGFSKSVALELGSRNIRSNVVAPGFIETEMTAKLDEKVVEGWRNEIPLKRGGSPKDIADACVFLASDMSSYITGQTLSVDGGMLT; translated from the coding sequence ATGAAACTTTTAGAGAATAAAACAGCGATTATAACAGGAGCTACCAGAGGAATTGGTAGAGGAATAGCTACAGAGTTTGCAAAGCAAGGTTGTAATGTAGCATTTACATACAATTCATCTGTAGAAGCAGCTAATGAATTAGAAAAAGAGTTAAAAGAGTTAGGTGTTCAAGCTAAAGGGTACCAATCAAATGCAGCTGAGTTTGATGCAGCGCAAGATTTGGCTAAGTCTGTATTAGAAGAATTTGGTACTATTGATGTTTTAATAAACAATGCAGGAATTACTAAAGATAACTTGTTAATGCGTATTTCTGAAGATGATTTTGACAAGGTTATTGAAGTAAATTTAAAGTCTGTATTCAATTTAACAAAAGCTGTAGTACGTCCGATGATGAAACAAAGAGCAGGTTCAATTATTAATATGAGTTCTGTTGTTGGTTTAAAAGGAAATGCAGGGCAAGCTAATTATGCAGCTTCTAAAGCTGGAATTTTAGGTTTTTCTAAATCAGTAGCATTAGAGTTAGGATCAAGAAATATTCGTAGTAATGTAGTTGCTCCAGGTTTTATTGAAACTGAAATGACAGCTAAATTAGATGAAAAAGTAGTTGAAGGATGGAGAAATGAAATTCCTTTAAAAAGAGGAGGGAGTCCTAAAGATATTGCAGATGCATGTGTATTCTTAGCATCAGATATGAGTTCTTACATTACAGGACAAACTTTGTCTGTTGATGGAGGAATGTTAACGTAA